From Kangiella sp. TOML190, one genomic window encodes:
- the pyrF gene encoding orotidine-5'-phosphate decarboxylase: MTNVPKDSAPNIIVALDFADKKQALNLVDQLDPNLAAVKVGKEMFTLFGPKFVKKLVKKGFKVFLDLKFHDIPNTVAKACRAAAELGVWMTNVHASGGVKMMQMAREAIQEYGDDKPLLIGVTMLTSMDEANYQKLGYSKSLAEQVQHLAGLTQESGLDGVVCSAWEAQSLKQQFGVDFKLVTPGIRPVGSEVGDQSRIMTPAKAIAAGSDYLVIGRPITQAQNPLKALCDISESLVSDL; encoded by the coding sequence ATGACTAACGTTCCTAAAGATTCCGCTCCTAACATCATAGTTGCCCTAGATTTTGCTGATAAAAAGCAAGCGCTAAACTTGGTCGATCAGCTGGATCCAAATTTGGCGGCAGTAAAGGTTGGCAAAGAAATGTTTACACTGTTTGGCCCCAAGTTTGTGAAAAAATTGGTGAAAAAAGGGTTTAAAGTTTTTTTGGATCTAAAGTTTCACGATATTCCTAACACTGTAGCGAAAGCTTGCCGAGCAGCCGCTGAGCTTGGTGTTTGGATGACCAATGTGCACGCTTCCGGCGGCGTTAAAATGATGCAAATGGCGCGAGAAGCTATTCAAGAGTATGGCGATGATAAGCCTTTATTGATTGGCGTGACCATGTTGACCAGTATGGATGAGGCCAATTACCAAAAACTTGGCTATAGCAAATCTTTGGCTGAACAAGTTCAACATTTAGCAGGACTAACCCAAGAGTCGGGTTTGGATGGGGTGGTTTGTTCGGCTTGGGAAGCACAAAGCTTAAAACAGCAATTTGGCGTTGATTTTAAGTTGGTAACTCCGGGCATTCGTCCAGTAGGCTCTGAAGTTGGCGATCAAAGCCGTATCATGACTCCAGCTAAGGCGATTGCAGCGGGCTCAGATTATCTGGTGATAGGTCGTCCTATTACGCAAGCACAAAATCCGCTAAAAGCCTTGTGCGATATATCTGAAAGCCTAGTAAGCGACTTGTAG
- the lapB gene encoding lipopolysaccharide assembly protein LapB: MNEWFLIGFLVLLSIAVFSGYRLGKKQATEPQAQSKSLSSNYVKGLNYLLNEQPDKAVDTFIDLLQVDTETVDTHLALGHLFRKRGEVDRAIRLHQNIIARPQLSKESHNEALYELAVDYQAVGMYDRATSLFEKLLSEPKHKKDSLHQLLHVYQATRDWEQAAKTAEQLEIIMGEKQAKAISHFYCELAEEKQNKKDLKGALTSIKKALAANPTSVRANLLQGDLYFDKENYRAAIKSYSSLLDNDIAFLPEALDKIKQSFAARKDSKGYQKFLQQSLQKGAGVSVLIELSKLIQQEKGDRAAAEAIGVYLKDKPSLKGLHQLISLHIEHAQESAKPSLQLLDGIVEKLVERKPRYVCHNCGFNGRIIHWQCPSCKEWSSIKPIQGLEGE, encoded by the coding sequence ATGAATGAGTGGTTTTTAATTGGCTTTCTAGTGTTATTGTCAATAGCGGTTTTTTCCGGCTATCGACTGGGAAAGAAACAAGCAACCGAACCGCAAGCTCAGTCCAAAAGCCTTTCCAGCAATTATGTCAAAGGACTGAACTATCTACTCAATGAACAGCCCGATAAAGCGGTAGACACCTTTATCGATCTATTGCAAGTAGATACCGAAACGGTGGATACCCACCTTGCCTTGGGCCACCTGTTTCGCAAGCGAGGCGAAGTGGATCGAGCCATTCGCTTACACCAGAACATTATTGCCCGCCCACAACTATCCAAAGAAAGTCATAACGAAGCTTTATACGAACTAGCGGTCGATTATCAAGCGGTAGGGATGTATGACCGAGCTACCAGCCTATTTGAAAAGCTGCTTAGCGAGCCGAAACACAAAAAAGATTCACTGCACCAACTTTTACACGTTTATCAAGCGACTCGCGACTGGGAACAGGCGGCCAAAACTGCTGAACAGCTCGAAATTATTATGGGCGAAAAGCAAGCCAAAGCCATATCCCACTTTTATTGTGAGCTGGCTGAAGAAAAACAAAATAAAAAGGATCTCAAAGGCGCTCTGACTAGCATCAAAAAAGCCTTGGCAGCCAATCCGACTTCGGTACGGGCCAATTTGCTGCAAGGTGACTTGTATTTTGACAAGGAAAACTACCGCGCTGCAATTAAGTCTTATAGCAGTTTATTGGATAACGATATTGCTTTTTTGCCCGAGGCTTTGGATAAAATAAAGCAATCCTTCGCTGCTCGCAAAGATAGCAAGGGTTACCAAAAGTTTTTACAACAGAGTTTACAAAAAGGCGCTGGCGTTTCCGTTTTGATTGAATTGTCGAAACTGATCCAACAGGAAAAGGGCGATCGTGCTGCCGCTGAAGCGATTGGGGTTTATTTAAAAGATAAGCCTTCACTCAAAGGCCTACATCAATTGATAAGTTTGCACATTGAGCATGCGCAAGAATCAGCCAAACCAAGCCTGCAATTGCTTGATGGTATTGTTGAAAAACTGGTGGAGCGTAAACCGCGTTATGTTTGCCATAATTGCGGATTTAATGGCCGGATTATTCACTGGCAATGCCCTAGTTGTAAGGAGTGGAGTTCAATCAAACCGATCCAAGGCCTTGAGGGCGAATAA
- the ihfB gene encoding integration host factor subunit beta codes for MTKSQLIEKLVDKNPQLSVRDLELVVKSLIDQMSESLANGDRIEIRGFGSFSLHYRAPRVGRNPKTGESVTLTGKYVPHFKPGKELRERANAGKDKPIKP; via the coding sequence ATGACAAAATCACAGTTGATCGAAAAATTGGTTGATAAAAATCCGCAACTATCGGTGCGCGATTTGGAGTTGGTGGTGAAGTCACTGATCGACCAAATGTCAGAGTCGTTGGCAAATGGTGATCGCATTGAAATTCGTGGTTTTGGTAGCTTTTCTCTACATTACCGAGCGCCAAGAGTTGGACGAAATCCTAAAACTGGTGAATCGGTGACTTTGACTGGAAAATATGTACCACACTTTAAACCAGGCAAGGAGTTGCGCGAAAGGGCTAATGCAGGAAAAGATAAGCCAATAAAACCTTAA
- a CDS encoding lipopolysaccharide assembly protein LapA domain-containing protein, protein MRLLIAIVLLLAAFGLAFMFANQNEQTIQLNYLFGETSIQLVLLITICLALGLIIGLLMSGISLMKTRVQLKNSRKKLAKAEQELKNLRSLPVKEEL, encoded by the coding sequence GTGCGACTGCTAATCGCCATCGTTTTATTACTAGCCGCTTTTGGCTTGGCCTTTATGTTTGCCAACCAAAACGAACAAACCATTCAGCTGAATTACCTTTTTGGTGAAACCTCAATCCAATTGGTGCTGTTGATCACCATTTGTTTGGCCTTGGGTCTGATTATCGGTTTATTGATGTCGGGGATTTCTTTGATGAAAACTCGCGTTCAGCTTAAAAATAGCCGTAAGAAACTTGCCAAAGCCGAACAGGAGTTGAAAAACTTACGAAGCTTGCCAGTCAAGGAAGAGCTTTAA
- a CDS encoding helix-hairpin-helix domain-containing protein, with the protein MKKVISVLCLALSLSMPFVSNTALAKDKEIIPPAENLLSRVNINKASAEQLATSLKGVGLKKAQAIIDYRKQYGDFKSVDELSAVKGIGEKTVQKNRSKIAI; encoded by the coding sequence ATGAAAAAGGTTATTTCAGTTCTTTGTCTGGCGTTGTCACTGTCGATGCCGTTTGTTAGTAACACTGCTTTAGCAAAAGATAAAGAAATCATTCCCCCAGCTGAAAATTTACTCAGTCGTGTCAATATTAACAAAGCCAGTGCTGAGCAGTTAGCGACAAGCTTAAAAGGCGTTGGCCTAAAAAAAGCACAGGCAATAATCGATTACCGTAAGCAGTACGGCGACTTTAAATCGGTCGATGAGTTATCAGCGGTTAAGGGAATTGGTGAAAAAACGGTACAAAAAAATCGTAGCAAAATTGCGATTTAG